The DNA window GCCATGACGCCGTATTATTATGAAGTGGCTTGTTCTCTCCACCGCAGCTGTCGCTTCGGCGCTGCAGAACCTACCCCCGGTGGCCTTCCAGCCGGCGGATCCCGTGTCTGGGCGAGGCTTCTCACCTGCAACTGCTGACCACACAATCTACCTTGATGCCACTTTTGCGCACCAGAGAGACCAAGATGGGCCGACACTGATTCCCGCAGCGGCATACGAATTCGCAAACACCTTTCGCCAGGACCTGGAGACGCTCACCAATTCTTCGTGGGATCTTCAAACCGTGGGTCATTTTCCCTTGCGAGGAACGGGAGTGTTTATCGAGCGTTCTCGCGACAGCTTCACCTACGAGGATGGCCGGCCGACCGAGGAGGGCTATGAATTGGAGGTAGAGGATGATCGCCTGTACATCAGAGGCTCCGGAGCCCGCGGCATGTGGTGGGGGACTCGGACCGTATTGCAGCAGCTCGTCCTGACCAACCAATCCATGATTCCGTCGGGCCGCATGCACGATGCGCCAGCCTTCGCCACCAGGGGCTTCATGCTAGACGCCGGCCGGAAATGGTACTCGCTGTCATTTCTCAAAGATCTGTGCACCTACGCGTCCTTTTTCAAGATTTCCGAATTTCACTATCATGCCACTGATAACTACCCCTTGACTCGCGGCCCTGATCTGCCATGGAACGAAGTCTATTCACAATTCGCGCTGCGCCCCGAAAACCCGGACTTACAGCCTTTGGTGCAGCGGGCAAACGAGACACTTTCACGAGATGAATTCGACCAATTTCAAGTGCACTGTGCGCAGCGAGGGGTGACCGTCATCCCTGAAATCGAAGGCCCTGGCCACTGTCTTTCGGTCACGAAATGGAAACCAGAGCTGGCATTGGCAGAGAGGGATCTGCTTAATCTCTCCCATCCAGAAACCATCCCGCTCATGAGATCGATCTGGTCCGAATTTCTTCCGTGGTTTCACACCAGCGAAGTCCacatcggcgccgacgagTACAATTCCACTCTGGCAGATGACTACATCGGCTTCGTCAACGAGATGTCTCATTTCATCGAGGAAAGCTCGGGCAAGCAAATCCGCATCTGGGGGACCTACGAGCCTTCGTCTACGCTCTCGATTGACAAGAACGTAACAATTCAACACTGGCAGTACGGACAGTCCGATCCTGTTGCATTGGCCCGTGATGGCTACCAAATTATCAACTCGGAAGATTGGTGGGCTTATATGTCGTTGAAGAACAATCATGTTCCCATCACCCCGGCGCCCTATCCCCAATCTTTCAACAACACGCGGATTCTAAACTTTGCAAACCAAGATTCCTGGCAATGGGCTCCGCAACTGTTTAATCCGGTCAATACAACAGAACAGCCACACTCCAACGCCGTGAGAGGCGCGATCCTGGCCGCTTGGAACGATAATGGGCCCGACGCGACCACACAACTTGAAGCATACTATGCCATTCGCAATGGCATTCCTGTCGTTgcttctcggtcttggaCAGGCTCTCGTGGTCCGCGACTGGATGAAACAAGCTTAGATGAATCAATCGCGCTTTTGACATCCAACGCAGTAGGACAGAACCTTGATCGCCGATTACCTCGTGATTTAGAGCGACCTTCTGGGTCCTTACTTTCATGGAATCGCCCACAGCGGGACTCAGAAGACCGAGAGTTGTGGCTGGGTGATGGTAGTAAGGGCATGAATTATACTCTTCGACTCAACGTTACTGGCCCCTTCTCACTCTGCTCCTCGGATTCAGAATTGACACTCACCCATCACAATCAGCTGATTTTTACTTCCGACGGATGGCCGTATCCTCTTCGCTCCGTCTCCGAAACGGATGGGTTCGATCCTGCAGAGCCGGGGCGCATCTGGGCCAACGCGACCAGCTCAACCCATCGAGTCGTGGATATCCCCTTTCCAGCGCAGATCATGATAACTTCAGATCCCATTGGAGGAAGTCGGGCTTGGATAAATGGCAGCTTTGTGGGGCGATTCGAAGTGTTTGTGTACGGTGGGGACAATGTGGACTTTTCGTGGAGCCAAATGGCATTTGTCGCTCCTCTAGACACTGTCCAAGGGCCGGGATTGCAACAGTTGGCAGTCTATCCATTTGATGGACAGCACTAGATTTCTGGGCCATATGTTCCCGTTTGATAGTTCATCATATGAAGTTGGCCTTGGGGAGTGATTCATTCGACCCCTCTTAGTACTGCCATATTTGAAAACCGATTCCCCCGCGTACACTCACATATTGTTTTCTGAACCCTATCCTGAAATACGCTCGTCTAAATAAAGTTACTTTCCCCTGAAGTCCCTGTCAATTTGGATCGTCTTTCGTGAAAGGTATGGAATGAGTCATTGTTATCATTCGCATTATTTACTGCTTCAGCTCTCATCGGACGGCTGATTTTGCCCTGGAGATGGGAGGCGAAATCCCCGATCCTCTTCAGCAGATGGTTC is part of the Penicillium psychrofluorescens genome assembly, chromosome: 4 genome and encodes:
- a CDS encoding uncharacterized protein (ID:PFLUO_007081-T1.cds;~source:funannotate), translated to MKWLVLSTAAVASALQNLPPVAFQPADPVSGRGFSPATADHTIYLDATFAHQRDQDGPTLIPAAAYEFANTFRQDLETLTNSSWDLQTVGHFPLRGTGVFIERSRDSFTYEDGRPTEEGYELEVEDDRLYIRGSGARGMWWGTRTVLQQLVLTNQSMIPSGRMHDAPAFATRGFMLDAGRKWYSLSFLKDLCTYASFFKISEFHYHATDNYPLTRGPDLPWNEVYSQFALRPENPDLQPLVQRANETLSRDEFDQFQVHCAQRGVTVIPEIEGPGHCLSVTKWKPELALAERDLLNLSHPETIPLMRSIWSEFLPWFHTSEVHIGADEYNSTLADDYIGFVNEMSHFIEESSGKQIRIWGTYEPSSTLSIDKNVTIQHWQYGQSDPVALARDGYQIINSEDWWAYMSLKNNHVPITPAPYPQSFNNTRILNFANQDSWQWAPQLFNPVNTTEQPHSNAVRGAILAAWNDNGPDATTQLEAYYAIRNGIPVVASRSWTGSRGPRLDETSLDESIALLTSNAVGQNLDRRLPRDLERPSGSLLSWNRPQRDSEDRELWLGDGSKGMNYTLRLNVTGPFSLCSSDSELTLTHHNQLIFTSDGWPYPLRSVSETDGFDPAEPGRIWANATSSTHRVVDIPFPAQIMITSDPIGGSRAWINGSFVGRFEVFVYGGDNVDFSWSQMAFVAPLDTVQGPGLQQLAVYPFDGQH